A DNA window from Vicinamibacterales bacterium contains the following coding sequences:
- the gltB gene encoding glutamate synthase large subunit has protein sequence MNGGDGDQRAPYGLYRPSDEHDACGVGFVAHVEGRQSHAIVRQALDLLINLEHRGATGSDPGTGDGAGILIQMPDAFLRAVVPFALPAPGRYGAGLLFLPTDEAARAAVRALVEAIAREEGRSVLGWREVPVRLDAVGASAAAVAPAFEQVFVAAASGDDAATFERVLYVIRRRLERALAEMPAPGASTYVVSLSSRTLIYKGMLTASQIERCYPDLVDPRMASALALVHQRFSTNTFPSWPLAHPYRMVAHNGEINTLRGNVNWMRAREGLLRSDVLGEDLQKVLPVIRPGGSDTASFDNVLEFLVMAGRSLPHAVLMMIPEPWSGNPDMDPAVRAFYEYHSSLMEPWDGPASIAFTDGTVIGAVLDRNGLRPSRYCVTTDGLVIAASEVGVLDLPAERIVRKDRLRPGRMLLVDTAKGRIVDDAEIKGELAAAAPYGDWLRANLVDIDALPAARAERPDHQTVLVRQRAFGYTQEDLRIVVGPMAAKGEEPIGSMGTDTALAVLSDRPRLLYDYFAQLFAQVTNPPLDAIREEIVTTMASTLGPEGNLLDPRPESCRQIGIAYPIVHNDHVAKLRHLPTGSPFRSTTLPLLYNPAEGGAGLERAMAELCRKASAAVKAGYAVLILSDRGVDATHAPIPSLLATAGVHHHLVREGERTRCGLLVESGDAREVHHVALLMGYGAGAVNPYLAFESLHDMIRQGLLDGVTHDQAVTGYIKALNKGVLKVMSKMGISTLQSYCGAQIFEAVGLEAGLVERYFTSTPSKIGGVGLDTIAEAVRRRHLSAFARRTAAPIELESGGEYQWRRDGEVHLFNPETVFRLQHATRAKRDEIYREYTRLVDDQSQHLATLRGLFRLTPSGPPVPIDEVEPVESILRRFSTGAMSFGSISQEAHETLAIAMNRLGGKSNTGEGGEDPARYTPDANGDSRRSAIKQVASGRFGVTSEYLVNADDIQIKMAQGAKPGEGGQLPGHKVYPWVAKVRNSTPGVGLISPPPHHDIYSIEDLAQLIFDLKNANPKARIHVKLVAESGVGTVAAGVAKARADVVLISGHDGGTGASPLTSLKHAGVPWELGLAETQQVLRMNGLRDRIVVQVDGQMKTGRDVVVAALLGAEEFGFATAPLVVMGCVMMRVCHLNTCPVGIATQDPELRKAFTGTPEVVETFFRFLADEVRELMAGLGFRTLDEMVGRVDCLDFAPAVDHWKARGLDLTPLLHEPDLPAAAARRRTRAQDSDLQRLLDHTLIAQAAPALERRQPVEIALPIRNTDRTVGTRLGYEVTSRYGGVGLPTDTIRVALTGSAGQSFGAFLPRGITLTLVGEANDFVGKGLSGGRLVVRPPDDARFAAEENVIIGNVALYGATSGDAYIRGVAGERFAVRNSGAHAVVEGVGDHGCEYMTGGRVVVLGATGRNFAAGMSGGLAFVLDADGGFARRCNREMVDLDPLVQDEDVGLVHELLARHAVLTGSAVASRLLDAWPAVTGAFVVVAPKDYKRVMAAAAAEPRAHAASGDLVGA, from the coding sequence ATGAACGGAGGCGACGGAGACCAGCGGGCCCCATACGGCCTCTACCGACCCAGTGACGAGCACGACGCCTGCGGCGTCGGGTTCGTGGCGCACGTCGAAGGGCGTCAGTCCCACGCGATCGTCCGCCAGGCGCTGGACCTGCTCATCAACCTGGAACACCGCGGCGCCACGGGGTCGGACCCTGGCACCGGCGACGGTGCCGGCATCCTCATCCAGATGCCGGACGCGTTCCTGCGGGCCGTCGTCCCCTTCGCGCTTCCCGCACCAGGCCGCTACGGCGCCGGCCTGCTGTTCCTGCCGACGGACGAGGCGGCCCGAGCCGCCGTGCGCGCGCTGGTGGAGGCCATCGCCCGCGAGGAGGGCCGGTCCGTCCTCGGATGGCGGGAGGTCCCGGTCCGGCTCGACGCGGTAGGTGCGTCGGCCGCCGCCGTCGCGCCCGCGTTCGAGCAGGTCTTCGTCGCCGCCGCCAGCGGGGACGACGCCGCCACGTTCGAGCGGGTCCTGTACGTGATCCGCCGCCGTCTGGAGCGGGCGCTGGCCGAGATGCCGGCCCCGGGCGCGTCCACCTACGTCGTCAGCCTCTCCTCGCGGACGCTCATCTACAAGGGGATGCTGACGGCCTCCCAGATCGAGCGGTGCTACCCGGACCTGGTCGATCCGCGCATGGCCTCGGCGCTCGCGCTGGTGCACCAGCGCTTCTCCACCAACACCTTCCCGTCGTGGCCGCTGGCGCACCCATACCGGATGGTCGCGCACAACGGCGAGATCAACACGCTGCGCGGCAACGTCAACTGGATGCGCGCGCGCGAGGGCCTGCTGCGGTCCGACGTCCTCGGCGAGGACCTGCAGAAAGTGCTGCCGGTGATCCGGCCGGGCGGCAGCGACACGGCGTCGTTCGACAACGTGCTGGAGTTCCTGGTCATGGCCGGGCGTTCGCTGCCCCACGCCGTGCTGATGATGATCCCGGAGCCGTGGAGCGGCAACCCGGACATGGACCCGGCGGTCCGGGCGTTCTACGAATACCACTCGTCGCTGATGGAGCCGTGGGACGGCCCGGCGTCGATTGCCTTCACCGACGGGACCGTCATCGGCGCCGTGCTGGATCGGAACGGCCTCAGACCCTCGCGCTACTGCGTGACGACCGACGGGCTCGTGATCGCGGCCTCGGAAGTGGGCGTCCTCGACCTGCCGGCGGAGCGGATCGTCCGCAAGGACCGGCTGCGCCCGGGCCGCATGCTGCTGGTCGACACGGCGAAGGGCCGGATCGTGGACGACGCCGAGATCAAGGGAGAGCTGGCGGCGGCCGCGCCCTACGGCGACTGGCTGCGCGCCAACCTCGTCGACATCGACGCCCTGCCGGCGGCCCGCGCCGAGCGTCCCGACCACCAGACGGTGCTGGTCCGCCAGCGGGCGTTCGGCTACACGCAGGAGGACCTGCGCATCGTGGTCGGCCCGATGGCGGCGAAGGGCGAGGAGCCCATCGGATCGATGGGCACCGACACGGCGCTCGCGGTGCTCTCGGATCGGCCGCGCCTGCTCTACGACTACTTCGCGCAGCTCTTCGCGCAGGTCACCAACCCGCCGCTCGACGCCATCCGCGAGGAGATCGTCACCACGATGGCGTCGACGCTGGGGCCCGAGGGCAACCTGCTCGACCCGCGGCCGGAGTCCTGCCGCCAGATCGGCATCGCCTATCCCATCGTCCACAACGACCACGTGGCCAAGCTGCGGCACCTGCCCACCGGATCGCCGTTCCGGTCCACGACGCTGCCGCTGCTGTACAACCCGGCCGAGGGCGGCGCCGGGCTCGAACGCGCGATGGCGGAGCTGTGCCGGAAAGCCAGCGCGGCGGTGAAGGCCGGCTACGCGGTGCTCATCCTGTCGGACCGCGGCGTGGACGCCACGCATGCGCCGATTCCGAGCCTGCTCGCGACGGCGGGCGTGCACCACCATCTCGTGCGCGAGGGTGAGCGCACGCGCTGCGGCCTGCTCGTGGAGAGCGGAGACGCCCGCGAGGTGCACCACGTGGCCCTGCTGATGGGCTACGGCGCCGGCGCGGTGAACCCCTACCTCGCCTTCGAGTCGCTGCACGACATGATCCGCCAGGGCCTGCTGGACGGCGTCACGCACGACCAGGCCGTGACCGGCTACATCAAGGCCCTGAACAAGGGTGTGCTGAAGGTGATGTCGAAGATGGGGATCTCCACGCTGCAGAGCTACTGCGGCGCCCAGATCTTCGAGGCCGTGGGGCTCGAGGCGGGCCTGGTCGAGCGCTACTTCACCTCCACGCCGTCGAAGATCGGCGGCGTGGGGCTCGACACCATCGCCGAGGCGGTGCGCCGCCGCCACCTCAGCGCGTTCGCGCGCCGGACGGCCGCCCCGATCGAGCTCGAGAGCGGTGGTGAGTACCAGTGGCGGCGCGACGGCGAGGTGCACCTCTTCAACCCGGAGACCGTCTTCCGGCTGCAGCACGCCACGCGCGCGAAGCGCGACGAGATCTACCGCGAGTACACCCGGCTCGTGGACGACCAGAGCCAGCACCTCGCGACGCTGCGCGGCCTCTTCAGACTGACGCCCTCCGGCCCGCCCGTGCCCATCGACGAGGTGGAGCCGGTCGAGTCCATCCTCCGCCGCTTCTCCACCGGCGCCATGTCGTTCGGCTCGATCAGCCAGGAGGCGCACGAGACGCTCGCCATCGCCATGAACCGCCTGGGCGGCAAGTCGAACACCGGCGAGGGTGGCGAGGACCCGGCCCGATACACGCCCGACGCGAACGGCGACTCGCGCCGGAGCGCGATCAAGCAGGTGGCGTCGGGGCGGTTCGGCGTGACGAGCGAGTACCTGGTCAACGCCGACGACATCCAGATCAAGATGGCGCAGGGCGCCAAACCCGGCGAGGGCGGCCAGCTCCCGGGCCACAAGGTGTATCCGTGGGTGGCGAAGGTGCGGAACTCGACGCCCGGCGTCGGGCTGATCTCGCCGCCGCCGCACCACGACATCTACTCGATCGAGGATCTGGCGCAGCTCATCTTCGACCTGAAGAACGCCAACCCGAAGGCCCGCATCCACGTGAAGCTGGTGGCCGAATCGGGCGTCGGCACGGTGGCGGCCGGCGTGGCCAAGGCGCGGGCGGACGTGGTGCTCATCTCGGGTCACGACGGCGGCACGGGCGCCTCGCCGCTCACGAGCCTCAAGCACGCGGGCGTGCCCTGGGAGCTGGGCCTCGCCGAGACGCAGCAGGTGCTCCGGATGAACGGCCTGCGCGACCGGATCGTGGTGCAGGTGGACGGCCAGATGAAGACCGGCCGGGACGTGGTCGTCGCGGCGCTCCTCGGCGCCGAGGAGTTCGGCTTCGCCACCGCGCCGCTGGTCGTCATGGGCTGCGTGATGATGCGCGTCTGCCACCTGAACACGTGCCCGGTGGGCATCGCGACCCAGGATCCGGAGCTGCGCAAGGCGTTCACGGGCACGCCGGAGGTGGTCGAGACGTTCTTCCGCTTCCTGGCCGACGAGGTGCGCGAGCTGATGGCGGGCCTCGGCTTCCGCACGCTCGACGAGATGGTGGGCCGGGTGGATTGCCTGGACTTCGCCCCGGCCGTCGACCACTGGAAGGCCCGCGGCCTCGATCTGACGCCGCTGCTCCACGAGCCCGACCTGCCGGCGGCCGCCGCACGGCGACGCACGCGCGCGCAGGACTCGGACCTGCAGCGCCTGCTGGATCACACGCTCATCGCCCAGGCCGCGCCCGCGCTGGAGCGCCGCCAGCCCGTGGAGATCGCGCTCCCGATCCGCAATACCGACCGCACGGTCGGCACGCGGCTCGGCTACGAGGTGACGTCCCGCTACGGCGGGGTCGGGCTGCCCACCGACACGATCCGGGTGGCGCTCACGGGCTCGGCGGGCCAGAGCTTCGGGGCGTTCCTGCCTCGCGGGATCACGCTGACGCTGGTCGGCGAGGCGAATGACTTCGTGGGCAAGGGCCTGTCCGGCGGCCGGCTGGTGGTGCGTCCGCCGGACGACGCGCGCTTCGCCGCCGAGGAGAACGTGATCATCGGCAACGTGGCCCTCTACGGCGCCACGAGCGGCGACGCCTACATCCGCGGCGTGGCGGGCGAGCGCTTCGCCGTCAGGAACTCCGGCGCCCACGCGGTGGTCGAGGGCGTCGGCGACCACGGGTGCGAGTACATGACCGGCGGCCGCGTGGTGGTGCTGGGCGCCACCGGACGCAACTTCGCCGCCGGCATGAGCGGTGGCCTGGCGTTCGTGCTCGACGCCGACGGCGGGTTCGCGCGGCGCTGCAACCGCGAGATGGTCGACCTCGATCCCCTCGTCCAGGACGAGGACGTGGGGCTGGTGCACGAGCTGCTCGCCCGTCACGCGGTGCTGACGGGCAGCGCGGTCGCCTCGCGGCTGCTCGACGCCTGGCCGGCGGTCACGGGCGCGTTCGTGGTCGTCGCGCCCAAGGACTACAAGCGGGTGATGGCGGCCGCGGCGGCGGAGCCCAGGGCCCACGCGGCCTCTGGCGACCTGGTGGGAGCGTAG
- a CDS encoding glutamate synthase subunit beta — protein sequence MGRATGFIEYARVKAPARPVADRVADFRHVQLHYPADELTRQSARCMDCGVPFCHHGCPLGNLIPEWNDLVHRGAWRAALDRLHATNNFPEFTGLLCPAPCEGSCVLALNREAVTIKSIELAIVDRAFDEGWIAPEPPVTRTWKKVAVIGSGPAGLAAAAELNRAGHTVTVFEKADRIGGLLRYGIPEFKLEKRVLDRRLALLEAEGVVFRTGVHVGEDVAARDLTRDFDAVLLAGGAGQPRDLPVPGRDLDGIHFAMEYLTAQNRACEDAAAPPPAVNAADKHVVIIGGGDTGADCLGTAHRQGAASVTQLELLPAPPSERAADNPWPQWPLVYRTSSAHEEGGAREFSVATTRFSGDGGRVRHLHAERVTGISSNGRVRFEPVAGSAFTLPADLVLLAMGFTGPVKSRLLTDLGVRMTERGSVWRDETWRTSVPGVFAAGDMQRGQSLIVWAIADGRKAAAAIDRDLTAG from the coding sequence ATGGGCAGGGCCACCGGCTTCATCGAGTACGCGCGGGTCAAGGCGCCGGCCCGACCCGTCGCCGACCGCGTCGCCGATTTCCGGCACGTGCAGCTCCACTACCCCGCCGACGAGCTCACCCGCCAGAGCGCGCGCTGCATGGACTGCGGCGTGCCCTTCTGCCACCACGGATGTCCGCTCGGGAACCTGATCCCCGAGTGGAACGACCTGGTCCACCGCGGCGCGTGGCGCGCGGCCCTGGACCGCCTGCACGCGACGAACAACTTTCCCGAGTTCACGGGCCTGCTGTGCCCCGCGCCGTGCGAGGGCTCGTGCGTGCTCGCCCTGAACCGCGAGGCCGTGACCATCAAGTCGATCGAGCTGGCCATCGTGGACCGCGCCTTCGACGAAGGCTGGATCGCACCCGAGCCGCCCGTCACGCGCACGTGGAAGAAGGTGGCCGTCATCGGATCGGGCCCGGCGGGTCTGGCGGCCGCCGCGGAGCTGAACCGGGCCGGGCACACCGTGACGGTCTTCGAGAAGGCGGACCGCATCGGCGGCCTGCTGCGCTACGGCATTCCCGAGTTCAAGCTGGAGAAGCGCGTCCTCGATCGGCGCCTCGCGCTGCTCGAGGCCGAGGGCGTGGTGTTCCGGACGGGCGTCCACGTGGGCGAGGACGTGGCCGCCCGGGACCTCACGCGCGACTTCGACGCGGTCCTGCTCGCGGGCGGGGCCGGCCAACCGCGCGACCTGCCGGTGCCAGGCCGCGACCTCGACGGCATCCATTTCGCGATGGAGTACCTCACGGCGCAGAACCGCGCCTGCGAGGACGCCGCCGCCCCGCCGCCGGCCGTGAACGCCGCCGACAAGCACGTGGTGATCATCGGCGGCGGCGACACCGGCGCCGACTGCCTGGGCACGGCGCACCGCCAGGGCGCGGCATCGGTGACGCAGCTGGAGCTCCTGCCGGCGCCGCCGTCGGAGCGCGCCGCGGACAACCCCTGGCCGCAGTGGCCGCTGGTCTATCGGACCTCGTCGGCGCACGAGGAAGGCGGCGCGCGCGAGTTCTCGGTGGCGACGACGCGTTTCTCGGGCGACGGCGGACGCGTGCGGCACCTCCACGCCGAGCGCGTCACGGGTATCTCGTCCAACGGGCGGGTGCGCTTCGAGCCGGTGGCCGGCAGCGCGTTCACGCTGCCCGCGGATCTGGTGCTCCTCGCGATGGGCTTCACCGGGCCCGTGAAGAGCCGTCTGCTGACCGACCTGGGCGTGCGGATGACCGAGCGCGGCAGCGTGTGGCGCGACGAGACGTGGCGGACGAGCGTCCCCGGCGTCTTCGCCGCCGGCGACATGCAGCGCGGGCAGTCGCTCATCGTGTGGGCGATCGCCGACGGCCGGAAGGCCGCCGCCGCGATCGACCGCGACCTCACCGCGGGCTGA
- a CDS encoding type II toxin-antitoxin system VapC family toxin, whose product MTLDTSALIAILFAEPGYLDLIDRILQAETVRVGAPTLVEAGIVLAARRGRPGAELDALVKELALTVVPFGEPEWHRATHAFSTFGRGRHKAGLNFGDCLSYAVAAGAGDALLYVGDDFAHTDIRSAR is encoded by the coding sequence ATGACGCTGGACACTTCCGCCCTCATCGCGATTCTCTTCGCCGAACCCGGGTACCTCGACCTCATCGACCGCATCCTGCAGGCGGAGACCGTTCGCGTGGGGGCACCGACGCTCGTCGAAGCCGGCATCGTGCTGGCGGCCAGGCGCGGGCGGCCCGGAGCCGAGCTGGACGCGCTGGTGAAGGAACTGGCCCTTACCGTGGTGCCGTTCGGGGAACCCGAGTGGCATCGCGCCACGCACGCGTTCTCGACGTTCGGCCGCGGGCGCCACAAGGCAGGCCTCAACTTCGGTGACTGCCTGTCCTACGCCGTGGCGGCCGGCGCGGGAGATGCCCTGCTGTACGTCGGCGACGACTTCGCTCACACGGACATCCGAAGCGCCAGGTGA
- a CDS encoding type II toxin-antitoxin system VapB family antitoxin yields the protein MALNLKNPEVERLAAEIARLTGESKTEAIRKALAERRRRLKGPGVDERRARLLRLLRTKVWPTIPKEQLGRRLSRDEEDALLGYGPDGV from the coding sequence GTGGCCCTCAACCTCAAGAACCCGGAAGTCGAGCGCCTCGCCGCCGAAATCGCTCGTCTGACCGGCGAGTCGAAGACGGAGGCCATCCGGAAGGCGTTGGCCGAGCGCCGGCGCCGCTTGAAGGGCCCGGGCGTCGACGAGCGCCGTGCGCGCCTGCTGCGGCTCCTTCGCACCAAGGTCTGGCCGACCATTCCCAAGGAGCAACTGGGGCGTCGTCTGTCACGCGACGAAGAGGACGCGCTGCTCGGCTACGGACCGGATGGCGTATGA